One genomic window of Cellulophaga sp. Hel_I_12 includes the following:
- a CDS encoding PH domain-containing protein: MVLVLYVLLHSTVSILAFKRRKYALRTYDISFKSGVIVSSLTTVPLSRIQHLDISQGIASRFFGLANVKLYTAGDDGSDMVIKGLLLTEAEQLKEHLSVQINERF, translated from the coding sequence ATGGTATTGGTACTCTATGTACTGCTGCACAGCACAGTTTCAATCCTAGCCTTTAAAAGGCGTAAATACGCGCTTCGCACCTATGATATTTCTTTTAAAAGTGGTGTTATCGTGAGCTCATTAACCACAGTTCCTCTCTCAAGAATTCAGCATTTAGATATTTCCCAAGGCATCGCGTCTCGCTTTTTTGGATTGGCCAATGTAAAGCTATATACGGCCGGTGATGACGGCAGCGATATGGTCATTAAGGGACTTTTATTGACAGAAGCCGAGCAACTAAAAGAGCATCTTAGCGTACAAATTAATGAGCGATTTTAA
- a CDS encoding (Fe-S)-binding protein, with protein MAYLPQVLFIVVLLLGIGYFVTNVKKLARNIKLGKNIVVDDHKSQRLTNMFKIAFGQTKMVVRPVSGFLHAIVYVGFIIINIEVLEIIIDGIFGTHRIGLSVLPESVYGFLIGTFEVLAVLVLVAVFIFWLRRNVIKLKRFLSAEMTGWPKNDANIILYIEVVLMCLFLTMNATDTAFQNLNSGNIVSQFLAPLFEGLSENTLHGIERVAWWLHIVGILAFLNYLYFSKHLHILLAFPNTYYGKLRPKGQLPNNETVTNEVKLMMDPSADPFAAPTGEADAAVPDKFGASDVMDLNWVQLLNAYTCTECGRCTSECPANQTGKKLSPRKIMMDTRDRLEEVGKNIDANKGTFVPDGKQLLGDYITHEELWACTTCNACVQACPVSIDPLSIIMDMRQYLVMEQSAAPSDLNTMMGNIENNGAPWPFNQQDRLNWSNES; from the coding sequence ATAGCATATTTACCACAAGTACTTTTTATAGTAGTATTGCTTTTAGGCATTGGCTATTTTGTCACCAATGTTAAAAAATTGGCCCGTAATATTAAACTAGGAAAAAACATAGTTGTTGACGATCATAAATCACAGCGATTAACAAATATGTTTAAAATTGCATTTGGCCAAACCAAAATGGTCGTAAGGCCTGTTTCTGGTTTTTTGCATGCTATTGTATATGTAGGCTTTATCATCATCAATATCGAAGTCCTTGAAATTATTATCGATGGAATTTTCGGAACACACCGCATAGGGCTAAGCGTTTTACCTGAAAGTGTTTACGGGTTTTTGATCGGCACTTTTGAAGTTCTTGCCGTATTGGTATTGGTCGCTGTTTTCATCTTTTGGTTGCGACGAAATGTGATTAAATTAAAACGTTTTTTAAGTGCTGAAATGACAGGTTGGCCTAAAAATGACGCTAATATTATTCTCTATATTGAGGTGGTTTTAATGTGTTTATTTTTAACCATGAACGCAACAGATACGGCATTTCAAAATTTAAATTCGGGAAATATTGTAAGTCAATTTTTAGCCCCCCTATTTGAGGGTTTATCTGAAAATACCTTGCATGGTATTGAACGCGTAGCTTGGTGGTTACACATTGTGGGTATTTTAGCTTTTTTGAATTACTTATATTTTTCAAAACACTTACATATTCTATTGGCTTTTCCTAACACCTATTATGGTAAACTAAGGCCAAAAGGGCAACTGCCCAATAATGAGACGGTAACCAATGAAGTAAAGTTAATGATGGATCCTTCAGCTGATCCGTTTGCAGCGCCTACCGGTGAGGCAGATGCAGCCGTACCTGATAAATTTGGAGCATCGGATGTGATGGATTTAAATTGGGTACAATTATTAAATGCCTATACCTGTACCGAATGTGGTCGCTGCACCAGTGAATGCCCTGCCAACCAAACCGGTAAAAAATTGTCGCCGCGAAAAATCATGATGGATACGCGCGATCGATTAGAAGAAGTAGGTAAAAATATAGATGCCAATAAAGGAACTTTTGTTCCTGATGGAAAACAGCTTCTAGGCGATTACATTACCCATGAAGAATTATGGGCGTGTACCACGTGTAACGCTTGCGTTCAGGCGTGCCCTGTAAGCATAGATCCTTTGTCTATTATTATGGATATGCGCCAGTACTTGGTGATGGAGCAGTCTGCTGCGCCGTCTGATTTGAATACCATGATGGGGAATATAGAAAATAATGGTGCACCGTGGCCATTTAATCAACAAGACCGATTAAACTGGTCGAACGAATCATAA
- a CDS encoding glycoside hydrolase family 3 N-terminal domain-containing protein: MFRKFLIIFIFFKCFFLLAQKNPLVTKDSMAQKQWVDSTYKAMSLDEKLGQLFMLSVASNQSKASTDNIKKLISEEHIGGVIFSNGGPVRQAKLTNSYQEASKIPLMIAMDAEWGLAMRLDSTYAFPWNMTLGAIKDSSIVEKVGKQIGKHAKRLGVHINFAPDLDINTNPENPIIGNRSFGEDRDNVVKNAIAFMKGMESESVLSSGKHFPGHGDTSVDSHKALPQITFSRARLDSIELYPFKKLIQEGISSIMVAHLSVPSLEMQKKVPSSLSEQIISGILKEEMGFKGLVFTDALNMSGVGDPKKPGDIELAAFIAGNDILLMPKDVVSAKARLLKAVQEGRITENRLSTSVKKILQGKYKAGLHRYSPIVLQDLYADLNSLENDVIYEEAIENAITVVKNEVSILPIKKLETKKIAYIKLGDDPHDAFLEELNKYTEVTPINMSNITSFTSSISAYNVVIIGHHKNNDSPWKPYAYTKEELASLKAISELRSSNTILVEFAKPYALLAIDSLEAIDGIVVAYQNSRIAQQKAAQLLFGAVAAKGKLPVSAHPKLPVHTSISFDGIARLGYSLPERVGMSSTKLAMVDGLVQNGLDSLMFPGAQVLVARKGKIVYHKAFGKATYDAKTALTTDALFDLASLTKILGTLPILMQMEEKGTLSLNQTFKELVPAYADTEINNVTVLKALSHYGRLPAWIAFYLSTLDENRKPSGDFYRDKPLKGYSIKVSEKLYLIDAYKDSIYNRIGRQDLKSNRYRYSDIGYFVFHKYIEEVYGEKQDAIADRLFYGPLGATTMTYNPLEKFPIEQIIPSEEDTYFRYERVQGYVHDMGAAMQGGVGGHAGLFSNANDVAKMMQMYLQGGVYGGHRFMNSRTIAKFNTCYFCNENVRRGVGFDKPDSKTGAPTCGCVSQKSFGHSGFTGTFTWADPEEQLVYVFLSNRTYPTASNTLLIKSGLRTRIQKAIYDAIEK, translated from the coding sequence ATGTTTAGAAAGTTTTTGATCATTTTTATATTTTTTAAGTGCTTTTTTCTTTTGGCACAAAAAAATCCTTTAGTCACAAAAGACAGTATGGCTCAAAAACAATGGGTCGATAGTACCTATAAGGCGATGTCACTTGATGAAAAGTTAGGGCAGCTTTTTATGCTTAGTGTGGCTTCTAACCAGAGTAAGGCGAGCACAGATAACATCAAAAAATTAATCAGTGAAGAACATATTGGCGGTGTAATTTTTTCAAACGGAGGACCAGTTCGTCAAGCCAAATTAACCAATAGCTATCAAGAAGCTTCCAAAATTCCCTTGATGATTGCGATGGATGCAGAATGGGGCTTGGCCATGAGGTTAGATTCTACCTATGCCTTCCCTTGGAATATGACCTTAGGGGCTATAAAAGACAGTAGTATTGTTGAAAAAGTAGGAAAGCAGATTGGCAAGCACGCCAAGCGCTTGGGTGTGCATATTAATTTTGCGCCCGATCTTGATATCAATACCAATCCAGAAAACCCCATCATCGGGAACCGCTCTTTCGGAGAAGATCGTGATAATGTGGTAAAAAATGCCATTGCATTTATGAAGGGTATGGAGAGCGAATCGGTCTTATCGAGTGGAAAACATTTTCCAGGTCATGGGGATACGTCGGTAGATTCTCATAAGGCCCTACCACAAATAACTTTTTCAAGGGCGCGGTTAGATAGTATTGAACTCTATCCTTTTAAAAAATTAATACAGGAAGGTATCAGCTCTATTATGGTTGCCCATTTAAGTGTGCCCAGTTTAGAAATGCAGAAAAAAGTGCCTTCTTCTTTGTCCGAACAAATTATATCAGGAATCCTAAAGGAGGAAATGGGGTTTAAGGGCTTGGTGTTTACCGATGCTTTAAACATGAGTGGTGTTGGGGATCCAAAAAAGCCGGGAGATATAGAACTTGCCGCCTTTATAGCAGGTAATGATATTTTATTAATGCCCAAAGATGTGGTCAGTGCAAAAGCGCGCCTATTGAAAGCGGTCCAAGAAGGTAGAATAACAGAAAACCGCTTGTCGACTTCCGTAAAGAAAATTTTACAAGGCAAATATAAAGCAGGTCTGCATCGCTACAGCCCTATTGTTTTACAAGATTTATATGCTGATTTAAATAGTTTAGAAAATGATGTAATCTATGAAGAGGCTATTGAAAATGCGATTACGGTAGTCAAAAATGAGGTTTCAATTTTACCGATTAAAAAACTAGAGACGAAGAAAATCGCCTATATAAAACTAGGTGATGATCCTCATGATGCTTTTTTAGAAGAATTAAATAAGTATACAGAAGTTACGCCGATTAACATGTCGAACATTACTTCTTTTACCAGTAGCATATCGGCCTATAATGTCGTCATTATTGGGCATCATAAAAATAATGACAGTCCATGGAAACCTTATGCCTATACCAAAGAAGAATTGGCCAGCCTAAAAGCAATTTCCGAACTTAGAAGCTCCAATACCATTCTCGTAGAATTTGCAAAACCCTATGCACTATTAGCCATCGATAGCCTAGAGGCTATTGATGGTATTGTGGTTGCCTATCAAAATAGCCGTATAGCGCAGCAGAAAGCAGCACAACTCCTATTTGGAGCTGTTGCAGCCAAAGGTAAACTTCCCGTAAGTGCGCATCCTAAATTGCCGGTACATACCAGTATATCTTTCGATGGTATTGCACGCTTAGGGTATAGTTTACCCGAGCGGGTAGGCATGAGTTCTACTAAATTAGCAATGGTGGACGGTTTGGTGCAGAACGGTTTAGATTCCCTAATGTTTCCTGGGGCTCAAGTATTGGTAGCGCGCAAGGGTAAAATCGTATACCACAAAGCCTTTGGAAAGGCTACGTATGATGCAAAAACAGCACTCACTACCGATGCGCTATTTGATTTAGCCTCCTTAACCAAAATACTAGGTACGCTACCCATTTTAATGCAAATGGAAGAAAAAGGCACACTATCCTTAAACCAAACCTTCAAAGAGTTAGTACCCGCGTATGCTGACACAGAAATAAACAATGTTACGGTGTTAAAAGCCCTATCGCATTATGGTCGTTTACCAGCATGGATTGCTTTTTACCTCAGTACTTTAGATGAAAATCGTAAGCCTTCGGGTGATTTTTACCGCGATAAACCTTTAAAAGGCTATTCTATAAAAGTTTCAGAAAAACTATACTTAATCGATGCCTATAAAGATTCTATTTACAACAGAATTGGGCGGCAAGACTTAAAATCGAACCGATACCGCTACAGTGATATTGGCTATTTTGTTTTTCATAAATACATCGAAGAGGTGTATGGTGAAAAACAAGATGCGATAGCTGATCGTTTGTTTTACGGTCCTTTAGGGGCAACCACCATGACTTATAATCCTTTAGAGAAGTTCCCTATAGAACAAATAATACCTTCGGAGGAAGACACTTATTTTAGGTATGAACGAGTGCAAGGCTATGTGCATGATATGGGAGCAGCGATGCAAGGCGGAGTAGGAGGGCATGCCGGGTTATTTAGCAATGCCAATGATGTTGCCAAAATGATGCAAATGTATTTGCAAGGAGGGGTGTATGGTGGCCATCGCTTTATGAATTCAAGAACCATAGCAAAATTTAATACCTGTTATTTTTGTAATGAAAATGTACGTAGAGGCGTAGGTTTTGATAAGCCCGATTCAAAAACGGGCGCACCGACCTGCGGTTGCGTTTCTCAAAAAAGTTTTGGACACAGCGGTTTTACCGGCACATTTACTTGGGCCGATCCTGAAGAGCAATTGGTGTATGTTTTTTTATCCAACAGAACCTACCCCACGGCAAGCAATACGCTTTTAATAAAATCGGGCTTAAGAACGCGAATTCAAAAAGCCATTTATGATGCTATTGAAAAATAA
- a CDS encoding PH domain-containing protein, whose amino-acid sequence MSDFNFETPSKQALKGILFLVFPSVAKSFKTAYLPLVFYIFQVFRNPDQYRQYLSYIVFGLIALVIFSVVRGFLSFQNFSFYISKGSFILRQGILKKQRLEISLSKIQNVHIAQNFLQRLVGVVEVQIDTAGDKTTEVLIKSLTIEKAHALKEVLVTSTSLEKEEVPNETILHISFSELLLAGLTQNHFNSFYILSALIFGLLIDFRDLMEMIGYAGFVTDMTEKAASGTYFTLVIYGVLFLVAIGSSVLFSLGKVLLQNYGLRIKHSTTDLEIEKGLFNRVSYSLKSSRIQSVAYRTNVLKQRFGMYSLRFYQAMSAANSKKNIEIEGINQQNLKIFEHFVFGYTIANRIENRIKPDPYFKRQLFIRMLYLLVLINVIAIPLLGFTFGFINLILVPWLVFLNYLRYKKSYYSNQESYIILGAGRIDTVTNIVEHHKIQSLKLKQNFFEKKRAVARITLYTASNFMTIPAMPYAEAIELYDTLLYKVESKGLDWI is encoded by the coding sequence ATGAGCGATTTTAATTTTGAAACCCCGTCAAAACAAGCGCTTAAGGGAATCCTATTTTTAGTTTTTCCCTCCGTCGCTAAATCGTTTAAAACGGCATACCTGCCCTTAGTATTTTATATTTTTCAGGTTTTTAGAAATCCAGACCAGTATAGACAGTACTTGAGCTACATTGTTTTTGGCCTTATTGCATTGGTTATTTTTTCTGTGGTCAGAGGGTTTTTGTCCTTTCAAAACTTTAGCTTTTATATTTCTAAGGGGTCTTTTATTTTAAGGCAAGGCATCCTAAAAAAACAACGCTTAGAAATTTCATTGTCTAAAATTCAAAACGTTCATATCGCACAAAATTTTCTACAGCGCCTGGTGGGGGTGGTAGAGGTGCAGATAGATACAGCAGGTGATAAAACAACAGAAGTACTGATTAAGTCATTAACGATCGAAAAAGCGCATGCTTTAAAAGAGGTGCTGGTAACGAGCACAAGCTTAGAGAAAGAGGAGGTACCCAACGAAACCATACTTCATATTTCTTTTTCTGAACTCCTCTTAGCCGGCCTCACACAAAATCATTTTAATAGTTTTTACATTCTTTCTGCCCTAATTTTTGGACTGCTCATAGATTTTAGAGATCTTATGGAAATGATTGGGTATGCTGGCTTTGTAACTGACATGACAGAGAAAGCAGCATCAGGCACCTATTTTACCCTGGTTATTTATGGGGTACTATTCCTAGTAGCTATTGGCAGTTCCGTTTTGTTTTCGCTTGGAAAGGTGCTGCTGCAAAACTATGGTTTACGCATTAAACATTCGACTACAGATCTTGAAATTGAAAAGGGATTGTTTAATCGGGTAAGTTATAGTCTAAAATCATCAAGAATACAATCTGTGGCCTACAGAACCAATGTTTTAAAACAAAGATTTGGCATGTATTCCTTGCGATTTTATCAGGCCATGTCTGCCGCTAACTCCAAAAAAAACATTGAAATCGAGGGGATCAATCAGCAAAATTTAAAAATATTTGAACACTTTGTTTTTGGGTATACCATAGCTAATCGGATCGAAAACCGAATAAAACCAGATCCTTATTTTAAAAGGCAATTGTTCATTAGAATGTTGTATTTATTGGTGCTAATCAATGTAATTGCTATACCTTTGTTAGGGTTTACATTTGGTTTTATAAACTTGATTTTAGTGCCCTGGCTTGTATTTTTAAATTATTTAAGATACAAGAAGAGTTATTATAGCAATCAAGAAAGCTATATAATTTTAGGAGCTGGTCGCATAGACACCGTGACCAACATCGTGGAGCATCATAAAATTCAATCTTTAAAGCTAAAACAAAACTTTTTTGAAAAAAAACGCGCGGTAGCTCGCATTACCTTGTATACCGCTTCTAATTTTATGACCATACCGGCAATGCCATATGCAGAAGCGATCGAATTATATGATACCCTATTGTATAAGGTAGAAAGTAAAGGTTTAGATTGGATTTAA
- a CDS encoding (Fe-S)-binding protein — MNTTIQVPTMASLFAEGKQPEVLFWVGCAGSFDDRAKKITKAFVKILNKAQVSFAVLGTEESCTGDPAKRAGNEFLFQMQAATNIEVLNGYEVKKIVTTCPHCFNTLKNEYPNLGGSYEVMHHTQFLKALLDEGRITMEGGQFKGKRITFHDPCYLGRANDVYEAPRDLIRKLDAELVEMKSCKSRGLCCGAGGAQMFKEAEKGDKEVNIERTEQAIEVQPDIIAAGCPFCNTMMTDGVKGKEKESTIAVMDIAELIANADDF; from the coding sequence ATGAATACTACAATACAAGTGCCTACGATGGCATCACTTTTTGCAGAAGGCAAACAACCAGAAGTATTATTTTGGGTGGGTTGTGCTGGAAGTTTTGACGATAGAGCAAAAAAAATAACCAAGGCCTTTGTTAAAATTTTAAATAAGGCTCAGGTAAGCTTTGCAGTCTTAGGCACCGAAGAAAGCTGTACGGGTGATCCTGCAAAACGCGCAGGGAATGAGTTTCTTTTTCAGATGCAGGCTGCCACCAATATCGAAGTTTTAAATGGCTACGAGGTTAAAAAAATAGTGACTACTTGTCCTCATTGTTTTAATACCTTAAAAAATGAGTATCCCAATTTAGGTGGCTCTTATGAAGTCATGCATCACACTCAGTTTTTAAAAGCCTTACTCGATGAAGGCAGAATTACCATGGAAGGCGGTCAGTTTAAAGGCAAGCGAATTACCTTTCACGATCCTTGTTATCTAGGGCGGGCTAATGATGTGTATGAAGCCCCTCGAGATTTAATTCGGAAACTCGATGCCGAATTGGTAGAAATGAAAAGCTGTAAATCAAGAGGTTTATGCTGTGGTGCTGGTGGTGCGCAAATGTTCAAAGAAGCCGAAAAAGGAGATAAAGAAGTAAATATTGAACGTACGGAACAAGCCATAGAAGTACAACCAGATATCATCGCAGCGGGTTGCCCATTTTGTAACACCATGATGACTGATGGGGTAAAAGGCAAAGAAAAAGAAAGTACCATTGCCGTGATGGATATTGCTGAGTTAATAGCCAACGCCGACGATTTTTAA
- the bshA gene encoding N-acetyl-alpha-D-glucosaminyl L-malate synthase BshA produces MKIAIVCYPTFGGSGVVATELGIALAERGHEIHFVTYKQPVRLELLNNNIFFHEVHVPEYALFHYQPYELALSSKLVDTVKLYGIDVLHVHYAIPHAYAGYMAKKMLQEEGIFIPMITTLHGTDITLVGKHPFYKPAVTFSINKSDVVTSVSENLKEATLDLFTIENTIEVIPNFIETSKFKVDFTDCQRGLMAKDDEKIITHISNFRKVKRIPDVVKIFNKIQKKIPSKLVMVGEGPEKEKAEILCEEYGITDKVIFVGNSNEIDKILCFSDLFLLPSETESFGLAALEAMINKTPVISSNAGGIPEVNIQGVTGYLSDVGNVNEMSENAIKILSDDAVLTRFKENAFENAQRFDIKNILPLYEAVYEKALQSRFKNMH; encoded by the coding sequence ATGAAGATTGCCATAGTTTGTTACCCAACTTTTGGAGGTAGTGGTGTAGTTGCTACCGAACTAGGAATAGCGCTTGCCGAAAGAGGGCACGAAATTCACTTTGTTACCTATAAGCAACCGGTGCGTTTGGAGTTATTGAATAACAACATTTTTTTTCATGAAGTTCATGTTCCTGAATACGCATTGTTTCACTACCAGCCTTACGAGCTTGCACTTTCTAGTAAATTAGTAGATACGGTAAAGTTGTATGGGATTGATGTTCTACATGTACATTATGCCATTCCACATGCTTACGCAGGGTATATGGCGAAGAAAATGCTACAAGAAGAAGGTATTTTTATTCCTATGATCACCACCTTGCACGGAACAGATATTACCTTGGTGGGCAAGCACCCTTTTTATAAACCAGCCGTTACCTTTAGCATTAATAAATCAGATGTGGTCACCTCTGTGTCTGAAAATTTAAAAGAAGCAACCCTAGACTTATTTACGATAGAAAATACTATTGAAGTCATCCCTAATTTTATAGAAACCTCAAAATTTAAGGTCGACTTTACCGATTGTCAGCGTGGTTTAATGGCTAAGGATGATGAAAAAATCATTACACACATCAGTAATTTTAGAAAGGTAAAACGCATTCCCGATGTGGTTAAAATCTTCAATAAAATTCAAAAGAAAATACCTTCAAAATTGGTGATGGTCGGGGAAGGTCCTGAAAAAGAAAAAGCTGAAATTTTATGCGAAGAATATGGCATCACAGATAAAGTAATCTTTGTAGGCAATAGCAATGAAATAGATAAAATTTTGTGTTTTTCGGACTTATTTTTACTGCCCTCAGAGACTGAAAGTTTTGGCTTGGCTGCTTTAGAGGCGATGATCAATAAAACTCCAGTGATCTCTAGTAATGCAGGGGGTATCCCAGAAGTAAATATTCAGGGTGTTACAGGGTATTTAAGTGATGTGGGCAACGTCAATGAAATGTCAGAAAATGCGATAAAGATATTGTCCGATGATGCGGTCTTAACAAGATTTAAAGAGAATGCCTTTGAAAACGCACAGCGCTTTGATATCAAAAATATTCTTCCCTTATACGAAGCCGTTTACGAAAAAGCACTACAATCCAGGTTTAAGAATATGCATTAG
- a CDS encoding MlaD family protein — translation MKLSREIKTGVIVVGGILLFIMGFSYLKSTSLFDSSKTFYAVYDNVGGLQPGTSVSINGLNVGNVNDIRFKDESGKLIVTFSVGNDFEFSNTSMAELYDTGIIGGKGIQIIPVFDGSPMAKSGDTLTTGVKPGLTDLVQKNLAPLQQKIEGAVSNADSLLINFNQILDLQTKSNLRESISGLNALVKSFQSSANSLNSLLSENRAQLNGSIENISTITGNFAKLSDSLSSAGLTTTIKNLETTLANFNEILVKIEQGEGTMGKLMTDEELYKNLTASSKELDLLLQDFRLNPKRYVNVSVFGKKQIEYELPENDPARNIEE, via the coding sequence GTGAAATTATCAAGAGAGATTAAAACCGGTGTTATTGTGGTTGGCGGAATTCTATTATTTATAATGGGTTTTAGCTATCTGAAGTCCACATCGCTATTTGATAGTAGCAAAACTTTTTATGCGGTTTACGACAATGTGGGAGGCTTACAACCAGGAACGTCAGTTTCTATAAACGGACTTAATGTTGGTAATGTAAACGATATCAGGTTCAAAGATGAATCTGGAAAATTAATAGTTACCTTTTCAGTGGGTAATGATTTTGAGTTTTCAAATACCAGTATGGCAGAACTCTACGATACAGGGATCATCGGTGGCAAAGGCATACAAATTATTCCTGTTTTTGATGGGAGTCCCATGGCAAAATCAGGAGATACCTTAACCACAGGGGTAAAACCTGGACTAACCGATTTAGTTCAAAAAAACTTAGCGCCTTTACAGCAGAAAATTGAAGGCGCTGTTTCTAATGCAGATTCTTTGTTGATTAATTTTAATCAGATTTTAGATTTGCAAACGAAAAGCAACTTAAGAGAGAGCATCAGTGGTCTTAATGCCTTGGTAAAGAGTTTTCAAAGCAGTGCAAATTCATTAAATTCATTGCTTTCTGAGAATAGAGCCCAACTCAATGGCTCTATTGAAAATATAAGCACCATTACTGGAAATTTCGCGAAATTGTCCGATTCTTTATCGAGCGCAGGATTAACCACAACCATTAAAAACTTAGAGACCACCTTAGCTAATTTTAATGAAATATTAGTAAAAATAGAACAAGGTGAGGGCACCATGGGTAAGTTAATGACCGATGAAGAATTGTATAAAAATTTAACAGCCTCTAGTAAAGAATTAGATTTATTATTGCAAGATTTTCGTTTAAACCCCAAGCGTTACGTGAATGTATCTGTTTTTGGAAAAAAACAAATCGAGTATGAACTGCCAGAAAATGATCCAGCCCGAAATATAGAAGAATAA
- a CDS encoding N-acetylmuramoyl-L-alanine amidase, with amino-acid sequence MNNKCFQVLNLFALFFSIAFYGHGEEKPKLNDPFIVVLDAGHGGHDPGNLGNGYLEKTIALNIVLRVGAILEKNPNIKVIYTRKDDSFVDLYKRGEIANKANANLFVSVHCDSHTSDANGAGTFVLGLHANKQNFEIAKKENSAIYLEDNYEARYAAYNINSPESVIGMTIMQEEFLDQSILLAKLMQDNFTGKLSRKDRKVKQAGFIVLHQTFMPSVLVETGFLTYKPEGAYLDSAAGQQQMGEAIASAILAYKSQISNTATTASVTPTEKEVVQKETPAVVVAKPETKKIDKTTKPAVVKETTGDKVVFKVQIFASAKEVPLIAENFKGLNNISKESFNTLYRYFYGETQLFDYANRLKNDAISKGFKDAYLVAYKNGVRINVKEALKYMKE; translated from the coding sequence ATGAATAACAAATGTTTTCAAGTGCTAAATCTTTTTGCTTTATTTTTTAGCATAGCATTTTATGGCCATGGGGAAGAAAAACCCAAGCTAAATGATCCTTTTATTGTGGTATTGGATGCAGGACACGGTGGCCATGATCCAGGTAATTTGGGTAATGGCTATTTAGAGAAAACGATTGCTTTAAACATTGTCTTGAGGGTTGGCGCTATCTTAGAAAAGAACCCGAACATAAAAGTGATTTACACTAGAAAAGACGATAGTTTTGTTGATTTATACAAAAGAGGTGAAATTGCGAATAAAGCCAATGCTAACTTATTTGTTTCTGTACATTGCGATTCGCATACCTCCGATGCCAACGGAGCTGGAACTTTTGTATTGGGACTTCATGCCAACAAACAAAACTTTGAAATTGCTAAGAAAGAAAACTCCGCTATTTATTTAGAGGACAATTACGAAGCACGTTATGCGGCCTATAATATTAATTCTCCTGAATCGGTGATAGGCATGACCATTATGCAAGAAGAGTTTTTAGATCAGAGTATTCTATTAGCGAAATTAATGCAAGATAATTTTACAGGAAAGTTAAGTAGAAAGGATAGAAAGGTAAAACAAGCTGGGTTTATAGTGTTGCATCAAACCTTTATGCCAAGTGTATTAGTAGAAACTGGTTTTTTGACCTATAAGCCAGAAGGAGCCTATTTAGATTCTGCTGCAGGTCAGCAACAGATGGGCGAAGCAATTGCGAGTGCTATATTAGCGTATAAAAGCCAAATTTCAAACACGGCTACAACAGCTTCGGTGACCCCGACAGAAAAAGAAGTTGTTCAAAAAGAGACTCCAGCAGTAGTAGTGGCAAAACCAGAAACCAAGAAAATTGACAAAACGACCAAACCAGCCGTGGTGAAAGAAACGACTGGTGATAAAGTTGTTTTTAAGGTTCAAATATTTGCGAGTGCAAAAGAGGTTCCTTTAATTGCAGAAAATTTTAAAGGTTTAAATAATATTTCAAAAGAATCCTTCAATACCTTGTATCGTTATTTTTATGGCGAAACCCAATTGTTCGACTATGCAAACCGATTAAAAAATGATGCGATTTCCAAGGGATTCAAAGATGCTTATTTGGTAGCCTATAAAAATGGTGTTCGTATTAACGTCAAGGAAGCTTTGAAATACATGAAAGAATAA